From a region of the Thiorhodovibrio winogradskyi genome:
- the ilvA gene encoding threonine ammonia-lyase, biosynthetic, with translation MPHRYIERILKARVYEVATETPLTPAPLLSRRLSNQVFLKREDLQPVFSFKLRGAYNKLRHLPPEALASGVIAASAGNHAQGVSLGAARLGAEATIVMPRTTPAIKVQAVRNLGGRALLHGDSYDEACAHAFALAEERKLTFIHPFDDPDVIAGQGTIGMELLRQHPDPPAAIFVPVGGGGLIAGIAAYVKYLRPEVLIIGVEPAEAPTLHRALAAGEPVDLPEVGLFADGVAVRRIGAETFRVARECVDEVILVDTDEICAAIKDIYDDTRGIAEPAGALAVAGLKRYVEVYGLRDEHLIAIESGANINFDRLRHVAERAELGERREALFAVGIPERPGSFLAFCKAIGKRQITEFNYRYSDASEAQVFVGIELGGGAQERRELAERLEKKGFRVLDMSENETAKLHIRFMVGGHAPGLTDERLVRFEFPERPGALLNFLSNLGRRWNISLFHYRNHGAAYGRVLMGIQVPAADAGELNQSLQRLGYPFWDETDNPACRLFAGSDFVT, from the coding sequence ATGCCTCATCGTTACATCGAACGCATCCTGAAAGCCCGCGTCTATGAGGTCGCGACCGAAACCCCGCTAACCCCCGCGCCCCTGCTGTCGCGTCGGCTGTCCAATCAGGTCTTCCTGAAGCGTGAGGACTTGCAGCCAGTGTTCTCCTTCAAGCTGCGCGGCGCCTACAACAAGCTGCGTCATCTCCCGCCCGAGGCCCTGGCGAGTGGGGTCATTGCCGCCTCCGCGGGTAATCATGCCCAGGGGGTGTCGCTCGGTGCCGCGCGACTCGGGGCCGAGGCGACCATTGTGATGCCACGCACCACCCCCGCCATTAAGGTCCAGGCGGTGCGCAATCTTGGCGGACGCGCGCTCCTGCATGGCGACTCTTACGACGAGGCCTGCGCCCACGCCTTCGCGTTGGCCGAGGAACGCAAGCTGACCTTCATCCATCCCTTCGATGACCCGGACGTGATCGCCGGTCAGGGCACCATCGGCATGGAACTGCTGCGCCAGCACCCGGATCCGCCAGCGGCCATCTTCGTGCCCGTCGGCGGTGGCGGGTTGATCGCGGGCATTGCCGCCTATGTCAAGTATTTGCGCCCGGAGGTACTGATCATTGGCGTTGAACCGGCCGAGGCGCCAACCCTGCATCGGGCGCTGGCCGCCGGCGAGCCTGTCGATCTGCCCGAGGTGGGGCTGTTCGCCGATGGCGTGGCGGTGCGGCGCATTGGTGCCGAGACCTTTCGGGTGGCACGCGAATGCGTGGACGAGGTCATTCTGGTCGATACCGATGAGATCTGCGCCGCCATCAAGGACATTTACGATGATACCCGCGGAATCGCCGAACCGGCCGGCGCGCTGGCGGTTGCCGGGCTCAAGCGCTATGTGGAAGTTTATGGCCTGCGTGACGAACATCTGATCGCCATCGAGAGCGGCGCCAATATCAACTTCGACCGCTTGCGCCACGTCGCCGAGCGCGCCGAACTCGGCGAGCGGCGCGAGGCGCTGTTCGCGGTCGGCATCCCCGAGCGTCCCGGCAGTTTTCTCGCTTTCTGCAAGGCGATTGGCAAGCGCCAAATTACCGAGTTCAACTACCGCTACAGCGACGCCAGCGAGGCTCAGGTGTTCGTTGGTATCGAGCTTGGTGGTGGCGCGCAAGAGCGGCGCGAACTGGCCGAGCGCCTGGAGAAAAAGGGCTTTCGCGTGCTCGACATGAGTGAGAACGAGACCGCGAAGCTGCATATTCGCTTCATGGTCGGCGGCCATGCACCGGGACTGACGGACGAGCGCCTGGTGCGCTTTGAATTTCCCGAACGCCCCGGCGCGCTGCTGAATTTTTTATCCAACCTCGGCCGACGCTGGAACATCAGCTTGTTCCATTATCGCAACCATGGTGCCGCCTACGGACGGGTGCTGATGGGTATTCAGGTTCCAGCGGCTGACGCGGGGGAGCTGAATCAGAGTCTGCAGAGGCTCGGTTATCCCTTTTGGGACGAGACCGACAACCCAGCCTGTCGGCTCTTTGCCGGTAGCGACTTCGTCACATAG
- the lipA gene encoding lipoyl synthase: MPTTETLMPSSRQNPRTHERGRDKVARIPVRVESDGPALRKPAWIRAKAPLGAGVARIRRLLRDSALATVCEEAQCPNLGECFAHGTATFMILGDLCTRRCPFCDVAHGRPEPPDPKEPARLAEAIARMGLSYVVITSVDRDDLRDGGAGHFADCLRAIRVRCKQTRLEVLVPDFRGREAMALEQFSADSVPDVFNHNLETVPRLYAQARPGADYQGSLNLLRAFKARHPRVPTKSGLMLGLGETRAEVLAVMRDLRAHDCDMLTIGQYLQPSAEHLPVREYWTPAAFAELEVEGRALGFAAVAAGAMVRSSYHADRQARGLLDTGQEPVAARR, from the coding sequence ATGCCAACTACCGAAACATTGATGCCCTCGTCGCGCCAGAATCCGCGCACGCACGAGCGCGGGCGCGACAAAGTCGCGCGCATTCCGGTTCGGGTCGAGTCAGACGGCCCCGCGTTGCGCAAGCCCGCCTGGATTCGCGCCAAGGCCCCGCTCGGTGCCGGGGTGGCGCGCATTCGCCGGTTATTGCGCGATTCCGCGCTCGCCACGGTGTGCGAGGAGGCGCAGTGCCCCAATCTGGGCGAATGCTTCGCCCATGGCACCGCGACCTTCATGATCCTGGGCGATCTTTGCACCCGTCGCTGCCCCTTCTGCGATGTTGCTCATGGGCGCCCCGAGCCGCCTGACCCCAAGGAGCCCGCGCGCCTGGCCGAGGCCATCGCCCGCATGGGTCTGAGCTATGTGGTCATCACCTCGGTGGATCGCGACGATCTGCGCGATGGCGGTGCCGGGCATTTTGCTGATTGCCTGCGAGCGATTCGCGTGCGATGCAAGCAGACCCGGCTTGAGGTGCTGGTACCTGATTTTCGCGGCCGCGAGGCGATGGCGCTGGAGCAGTTTTCCGCTGACTCGGTGCCTGATGTGTTCAATCACAATCTTGAGACTGTACCCAGGCTATATGCCCAGGCGCGCCCAGGCGCGGATTATCAGGGCTCGCTCAACCTGCTGCGGGCGTTCAAGGCACGTCACCCACGGGTGCCGACCAAGTCTGGACTGATGCTTGGACTGGGCGAGACGCGTGCCGAGGTGCTGGCGGTGATGCGCGATCTGCGCGCGCATGACTGCGACATGCTGACCATTGGTCAGTATTTGCAGCCAAGCGCGGAGCATCTGCCGGTGCGTGAATACTGGACGCCCGCTGCCTTCGCCGAGCTTGAGGTCGAGGGTCGCGCCCTGGGCTTTGCCGCTGTTGCGGCGGGGGCCATGGTGCGGTCGTCTTATCATGCCGACCGTCAGGCGCGCGGACTGCTCGACACTGGCCAGGAGCCGGTAGCGGCAAGGCGATGA